In the Clostridium sp. 'White wine YQ' genome, GAAAATATTTATTTGCCTCTAGCTTCTCAAGCTAATAATTTATATAACTATTGGGTGAGTATGTCAGGAAAGAGAGCTAGTAATGAGTTCGCTCCAACTATGCCATTACTTACAGTTACTGATGTAACAACTTTCCCTTATCCTTGGGGAGGAACTAAATCTACTGTAACTTTAAGTTGGACAAGCTCTGCAGATGATAATACTGATGATTTAAATTATGCAGTTGTTTGTTATAAGGGAGATATTAATAACCCTGGTAGTAGTTTTTATTACGGTGTAGTAAAAACTTCAAAAGATTCCACAGGAAGAACTGCTACAATAGGAACCTATAAATATGGAGATACATATGGCTCAGATGGTAATTTAGATTTAAATGCGAAATATAGAGTATTAGCAATGGATAAGGACGGAAAAGTTGTTGCTTCAAAGGATATATCAATAGACCCAAATAATTTAGCAAATTTAGTTACAAAGATTCCTAATAGAATCTCCGGTATTGATAGATATAAGACTGCTGTTAATATATCTAATACTGGATGGACAAGCACAAGTGATACTGTAATTTTAGCTACTGGTGATGATTTTCCAGACGCACTAAGTGCAGCACCACTAGCAAAAAAATATAATGCACCTATATTGTTAACTGAAAATAATACACTATCTGAGAGTACAAAAAATGAAATCAATAGACTTAAACCTAAAAATATAATAATTGTAGGTGGAATTGGAGCAGTTTCATCAGGCATTGAAAATCAGCTAGTTAATTCAGGATATAATTGTAGAAGAATTAGTGGAATAGATAGATACAGTACTTCATTATCTATTGCAAAAGAAATTGGCAATGTGAATGAAGTAGTACTAGCAACTGGAGAAGATTATCCTGACGCACTATCTATTGCTTCATATGCAGCTTCAAGAGGAATACCTATAATATTAACAGGAAAGAATAGTATACCTCAGAACTCAGAAAACTATATTAAGAGTTTAAACATTTCTAAAACCTACGTAGTAGGTGCTACAGGAGTTGTATCAGATAATGCGATTAGAAATATGAAGAATATAGTAAGATTAGGTGGAACAGACAGATACGATACTAATAGATTAATAGTTAATTATATAAAACCATTAATGAACCTTAATCAAGTATATGTTGCTACTGGGTTAGATTTCCCTGATGCGCTAGCAGGATCAGTTTTAGCTTCAAGTACAAGTTCACCTATTTTATTAGCAGATAAAATTAACTCTCAAAATGCTAAAAGTATGATAAGTACAAATAGTAGTAGTGTAAAGTCAGTAAATGTTCTTGGTGGCGTTGGAGTGGTTGATAATGATATATTAAAAAATTTAATTTCAAACTAAAGAGGTATGAAGTATACAAAAAAAGATAAATTTTAGTGTTTGAGGAAAATAATTATGAGAAAAATTAGTATTATGATAATTGGAATATTAATGTTTACTATAATGAATGGCTTTAACGTAAGTGCAATGGAATCAGTAAATATGGTCAGATACGGCGGAACGGATAGATATGAAACAGCAGTGGAAGTAAGCAAAGGGGGATGGGCCCAAGCTGAAAATGTAGTATTAGCTTATAGTGAAGGTTTCGCTGATGCGCTTACTGGAGTACCCTTTGCATATATTAAAGATGCGCCTATACTTTTAACAGATAAAGACTCTACTCCACAGGTAACTTTAGATGAGATAGAAAGATTAAAAGCAAAAAACATCTATTTGCTTGGAAGTAACGGAGTAATTTCTGATAAAGTTCAGAAGGAACTAATTGATAAAGGCTACAATGTTACAAGAATAGGTGGGATTGATAGATTTGAAACATCAATGAATATTAGTACTGAGGTGCTCAAGTATAATAAAAAAGTTGCGATATTAACAACAGCATATGATTTTCCAGATGCTCTTTCAATAAGTTCATATGCTGCCATAAATAATTATCCTATTTTATATACAGAAACACAAAAATTAAATACTAGGACAAAAGAGTATATAAGAAATAATAATATTACGAAAATAATAATACCAGGTGGAACAGGTGTTGTGTCAGATGGTATAGTAAATGAATTAAAAACTTTGGGAATTAGTTCAGATAGAATTTCTGGTATTGATAGGTATAGTACATCTTTAAATGTCGCTGCAAGTTTCAAGGATAGCTTAAACCAAGGAATAATGCTTGCAACAGGAAATGATTTCCCAGATGCACTTTCTGGAGGTGTTTTAGCTGCCAAAAGGAAAGAATCAATTTTATTAGTAGAAAGAAAAAATATGAAGAGTGAAATGGCAGACTTCATTAAAGAAAGTGGAAACACAACATTACACCTACTAGGTGGCACAGGTGTTATATCAAATGCTATAAAATACAATTTGGTTCCTGCAAATTTAGAAGTGGAAAAGTTATATGCAGCTGATACTAGTAGTCAAATTATAACTATAACTGCTCCTTCAACTAGTGGATATAGAGCAAAAGCAAATTATTATGAGAAACAGGATGGCGTATGGAAGCTAGTTTACAGCGATATGCCTGCAGTTACTGGAGAAAATGGATTAATGTATAATAGAAAGCAAAATACTAATACAAGCCCAATTGGAAACTTTGGATTTGTCTTTGCATTTGGTTATAGTAATAATCCTGGAGTGAAATATAATTATAGAAATATTGATAGCGAAAGTTATTGGGTAACAGATATGAATAATGCATACTATAATCGCTGGGTTGAAGGATATCAAGGATGGGAATGGGATGGAGCAGAGCATCTTATTAACTATAAACAGCAGTATAATTATGCTATGGCAATAGATTTTAATTATTACAATCCTGTGAAAGGTGATGGAGCAGCCATATTCCTTCATGTATCGCCTAGTAGCGGTGGAGGAACTGGTGGATGTATTGGGCTAAGTGAACCTGACTTATTAAATGTTATGAAAAGATTAGATCCAAGCAAAAATCCAAGAATAATTATATGTCCAGAAGGAGATTTATTAAATTATTAATGAAGCATGTTATTTAAAATTAAAATAAAAAAATATTTTTAAGAGGGATAAATATGAAAAAAAAGTTCGTATGGATACTGTTATTAAGTTTTGGTATAGCTAATATTACAATGCCTATATCTCAAAAAGTGTATGCTGCTCAAATAAACTATGATGTGGATGGAAACAATGTACTTAATTCAAATGACTTAGAAGCATTAAAAAAATACTATAATACATACAATGCAAGTTTTGATTATAATAATGATGGTATCATAGATATATACGATATGGTAATTTTAAGTAATGTTTTAGATACTAAAATGTATTCAGTAAAGAATTCAAGTGGTTCGGTTATTTCTTATTATTCATCGGGTGATTTAGCCTCTTCAGTATTAAAAGCACAAAGTATCAATGGTTCTGTTGTTATGACGAAAAGTGGACAAGTGGTTTGGAATAACAGTGGATATTATGTATTTCAAGGAGAAAAATTCTATAATAAATACTTAAACTCATTTGATGCGGTAAATGCGGCAAATTCAATTTCAAATGGACGAGCTTATAATAAATTTGGTCAAGAACTTATAAATAACACAACTGGATTTAAAGAGAAGCTTGCTGTAACGTCCACAGATGTTTACATAAGAACTCAGCCGTCAAATGATTATAAAACCACTGCTATAGTACCTAATAATACTTTGGTTGAAATAACTTCACTTACAAGAGGTTTTTATCAGTTTAAGTGGTATAAATCAGATAATACTATAGTGACAGGATATCTTCCTAATTATTTGGATTTTATTCAAGATGATAGAAATAATTCAATGTTTGGGAACATAGCTGGAAAATATGAATCAAATGGTGATCCAGGAGCAATATCAGATAATCCCGCAGATAAAGGCGGAGTATCTTGTGGTGTATTTCAGTTTGCAGCTAACACTGGTTCTTTAGCATCATTTATCTCTTGGCTAGCAGGAACTAAACCAGCTTTTTATAGTTTGTTAAATAGTGCATATATTGCAGATGGCAATACATACGGAACTAATTTTAAAGCTGCATGGACACAGATAGCAACTAATAACTATGATGAGTTTTATGCACTTCAATTTAGTTATACTAAGAGTGTTTATTATGATGGATTTATTACTAAAGCAAAAAATAGTGGATATGATATTAGTAAGCTTTCAGCATATAACTCAACAAGAAATATGATTTTTTCTACCTCAATACAACATGGAGTAACAGGAGCTTATAATATTATAGCACCGATAGATAAAACCTTAAGCATGACAGATTTTATAACAAGTGTATATACTGCTAGATTAGCTGTGATTGCTAAGACTTACCCAGTTGGAAGTTCGATATATAATGGGGTTAAGGTTAGATATGATAATGAGAGTACTGACATAAAAAGAAATTATCAAAGAGAAATATCATACTAGGAGAAAAAGTAGATGAATAAAAACTTAAAGATAATAATAGGCATTGTAGTGATGGCTGTAATAATTTCTTCGGTAGTTTATATAACTTTTAATAAGAATAATAATAAATCAAACAAAGACAAAGGCGATATAAGTGTAGATACTAATAAATCCACTGATGGAAAAAATAATACTTCAGATAATATAAAAGAATCGGATGATAAAAAAGAATCTAATGAAACCAAGAATAAAGAAGATAAGCCACAAAATAATAATGATGCTAAGCCTGAATCTAATAAAGAATCCGATCAAGTTGACAATGACAAAAGCGCATTAATTGAAGAATCTATAACTTCATTTAATATGATTTTTAAAAACATGGTTAATAATAAAGACTTGAATATTGATTTTTTAAAGGATGTTGTAGAAAAGGATAGCAAAGCATATAGTGATGTTAAAGCATTAATAGATGGCTACAGAGAAAGTAATACAAAAGTGGAAAAAATGGAGTTTTCACTAGATAGTGTAAAGAAAGTAGAAGAAAATATATACCAGGCCACTGTAAAAACAGATGAAATAAGAAGTATTAATAATCAAAGTAAAAATGAAAAGAAGGAAATTATTTATAAAGTTAAATTGGTAGATGGAGCTAAAATAATTGAAATAAGTAATTTAAATTAGAGAATATAATGAATTTATAATAAAATAACCCCAGAATACTTTAGGTATTCTGGGGTTATTTAATAATTATGAAAGCTTAGCTTCGCTAATAAGTTCATTCATAAGCTCACTTACAGTATACATTTTATTTATTCTATAAGCATTTTCGCCACAGAATATTAAAGCATTATCTAAATCACCTTTAACAGCATTGATTAGAGCTTTAGTTATGCAGTAAGGAGTTGTTTTAGGATCGCATGGAACTAAACAGTTATAACATTTGGTTACCTTTTCGCCTTCTAAGTTAACTCTTTCAACAAAAGCATTTTTAATAGCTCTACCAGGCATTCCTACTGGACTTTTAACAATAACAATATCTTCTTTCTTGCTATTTATGTAAGCATTTTTAAAATTAATATGAGCATCACATTCTTCAGTAGCAACAAATCTTGAAGCAATTTGAACTCCGCTTGCACCTAGCTTTAGATATTTAGCGATATCATGTCCGTCAAAAACACCTCCAGCCGCAATAACTGGTATTGATTTATTGTATTTTTCTTCGTAAGTTTTAACAAGTTCTATAATATCTACAACACTTTTATCGAAATCAATATCTCCGCTTTCTAAATCATCTTTAGAAAAACCAAGATGTCCTCCAGCCTTTGGACCTTCAACGACTACCATATCAGGAGACACTCCGTGATGTTTATCCCATAGCTTTAATATTACATTTGCACCTTTTAAAGAAGAAACGATAGGAGCAAGTTTTACATTAAAACCTTTAGCTATTTTAGGAAGATTTGTTGGAAGTCCAGCACCAGATATGATTATATCAACACCTGCTTCTATAGCAGCCTTAACATGCTCTTCATAATTTTTCATGGCAACCATAAGGTTTACACCAATAATTCCACCTTTTGCTGTTTCTTTAGCAACTTTTATGTGATTTTTTAAAGCTCTTAAATTAGCTTTAAGAGAATCTATTTCAAAGTCATCCTCAGTATAACCTATTTGAGCACCAGAAATTACCCCGATACCACCACAGGATGCAACGGCACCTGCTAGTTTAGATGAGGAAACTCCTACACCCATTCCACCTTGTATAATAGGAAGCTTTGCAATTAAATTTCCTATCTTTAATGGCTTTATATCCACAAAAAACAACTCCTTTTTTAAAATTTACTTTGATAATGAAATAATTTTATAATAAAAGTATTTTGTAGCTTAATTATAGTTGATTATTTTATTTTTAACAAGTAATTTTGTTATTATAATTAATAAAAGTTGATAATAGAGCCTATACTAAGGTATTATATAGTATACACAATAATCAAAAATTAACGAGGTATAATAATGAAGAAAACATTTGATATGTTTGGATTAGATGAAAGCCTAATTGAAGCATTAACAAAATTTAAAATAGTTGAAGCAACAGAAGTGCAAGAAAGAACAATACCTATTGCATTAGAAGGAAGAAATATATTAGCTCAATCTGAGACTGGAACAGGTAAAACATTAGCTTATTTAATTCCTTTACTTCAAAGACTAGAAAAGGGAAAGAAAGAAATACAGTGTATAATATTTGCGCCAACTCATGAACTTATAATGCAAATACATAATACAATAGGGGAAATAAAAAGAGAATCTAATCTTGATATTACATCCACTCCATTGATCGGAAGTGCTAATATAACAAGACAGATAGAAAAATTAAAAGATAAACCAAACATATTAGTAGCTTCGCCAGGAAGAGCACTAGAGCTTATTAGAAAAAAGAAGATACCAGCACAAAACATTAAGGCTATAGTTCTTGATGAGGTAGATAAGTTATTGGATAAAAAGAATTTACCTATTATTAAGGATATTTTTAAATCAACTCAAAAGCAAAAACAGGTATTAATGTTTTCAGCTACCTTAAATAATGTCACATTAAGTCTTTCAGAAGAGTTAGCTGATAATATTGAGGTAATTAGAGTAAAAGAA is a window encoding:
- a CDS encoding cell wall-binding repeat-containing protein; translation: MRKFTKIYSLSLVAFLLLNTRTTFASDIYENKSVSINSSNKVHDDVIWDNETKGNEFIFKDTTQPICTYKGPNGVEIRSYSSAYNTIDKLMAVYNELLKNTIGPEVSYLSHIDLIGDYPMGAYTAGVWHGMYEEVGGVKRLAKDRYIELFGCDTVSFQELAGVLSHEYGHQFTNYYLLLKEGKLFDDDSNSYNKVRNLSSYSSVNSGYHEWNPAEMAAEDYKQLYGSTTGKNIYEFKDIKDRTIAGDQTNYSWNSLMYNIWPQENIYLPLASQANNLYNYWVSMSGKRASNEFAPTMPLLTVTDVTTFPYPWGGTKSTVTLSWTSSADDNTDDLNYAVVCYKGDINNPGSSFYYGVVKTSKDSTGRTATIGTYKYGDTYGSDGNLDLNAKYRVLAMDKDGKVVASKDISIDPNNLANLVTKIPNRISGIDRYKTAVNISNTGWTSTSDTVILATGDDFPDALSAAPLAKKYNAPILLTENNTLSESTKNEINRLKPKNIIIVGGIGAVSSGIENQLVNSGYNCRRISGIDRYSTSLSIAKEIGNVNEVVLATGEDYPDALSIASYAASRGIPIILTGKNSIPQNSENYIKSLNISKTYVVGATGVVSDNAIRNMKNIVRLGGTDRYDTNRLIVNYIKPLMNLNQVYVATGLDFPDALAGSVLASSTSSPILLADKINSQNAKSMISTNSSSVKSVNVLGGVGVVDNDILKNLISN
- a CDS encoding cell wall-binding repeat-containing protein, yielding MRKISIMIIGILMFTIMNGFNVSAMESVNMVRYGGTDRYETAVEVSKGGWAQAENVVLAYSEGFADALTGVPFAYIKDAPILLTDKDSTPQVTLDEIERLKAKNIYLLGSNGVISDKVQKELIDKGYNVTRIGGIDRFETSMNISTEVLKYNKKVAILTTAYDFPDALSISSYAAINNYPILYTETQKLNTRTKEYIRNNNITKIIIPGGTGVVSDGIVNELKTLGISSDRISGIDRYSTSLNVAASFKDSLNQGIMLATGNDFPDALSGGVLAAKRKESILLVERKNMKSEMADFIKESGNTTLHLLGGTGVISNAIKYNLVPANLEVEKLYAADTSSQIITITAPSTSGYRAKANYYEKQDGVWKLVYSDMPAVTGENGLMYNRKQNTNTSPIGNFGFVFAFGYSNNPGVKYNYRNIDSESYWVTDMNNAYYNRWVEGYQGWEWDGAEHLINYKQQYNYAMAIDFNYYNPVKGDGAAIFLHVSPSSGGGTGGCIGLSEPDLLNVMKRLDPSKNPRIIICPEGDLLNY
- a CDS encoding NAD(P)H-dependent flavin oxidoreductase yields the protein MDIKPLKIGNLIAKLPIIQGGMGVGVSSSKLAGAVASCGGIGVISGAQIGYTEDDFEIDSLKANLRALKNHIKVAKETAKGGIIGVNLMVAMKNYEEHVKAAIEAGVDIIISGAGLPTNLPKIAKGFNVKLAPIVSSLKGANVILKLWDKHHGVSPDMVVVEGPKAGGHLGFSKDDLESGDIDFDKSVVDIIELVKTYEEKYNKSIPVIAAGGVFDGHDIAKYLKLGASGVQIASRFVATEECDAHINFKNAYINSKKEDIVIVKSPVGMPGRAIKNAFVERVNLEGEKVTKCYNCLVPCDPKTTPYCITKALINAVKGDLDNALIFCGENAYRINKMYTVSELMNELISEAKLS
- a CDS encoding DEAD/DEAH box helicase — encoded protein: MKKTFDMFGLDESLIEALTKFKIVEATEVQERTIPIALEGRNILAQSETGTGKTLAYLIPLLQRLEKGKKEIQCIIFAPTHELIMQIHNTIGEIKRESNLDITSTPLIGSANITRQIEKLKDKPNILVASPGRALELIRKKKIPAQNIKAIVLDEVDKLLDKKNLPIIKDIFKSTQKQKQVLMFSATLNNVTLSLSEELADNIEVIRVKERNRVNEDITHNYVLVEQRKKIDYLRRFIHASRAKKILVFINKAFDANEALEKLKFHKVNAATIHGNIDKEERKRALESFRNGKVQVLVASDLAARGLDIKGVTQVINVDIPEDPKEYLHRVGRVGRAGEKGEAYSLVDFKELPIIEEYERSLRIKFNKKYLYMGRILQAEE